In Acaryochloris marina S15, a single genomic region encodes these proteins:
- a CDS encoding Hpt domain-containing protein gives MSIDRSLLHEYSDGDRDFEQELLHLFVDDTQQHLASLKAAISTQNFDIAKREAHHIKGASAHVGAVAMFAIAAEVEALIKQQTTPPSLPLLSQLETAYQDVIAVTEQWAHESTTLS, from the coding sequence ATGAGCATCGATCGGAGCCTTCTTCACGAATACTCCGACGGCGATCGAGATTTCGAGCAAGAGCTCTTGCATTTGTTTGTGGATGATACTCAGCAACATTTAGCCAGCTTAAAAGCTGCTATCTCAACTCAGAACTTCGATATTGCCAAACGAGAAGCCCATCACATCAAAGGGGCCAGTGCTCATGTGGGTGCCGTAGCTATGTTTGCGATCGCAGCCGAAGTTGAAGCCCTAATCAAGCAACAAACCACACCTCCGAGCCTCCCTTTACTCAGCCAGTTGGAAACAGCCTACCAAGACGTCATTGCCGTGACTGAGCAATGGGCTCATGAATCCACAACACTCAGTTAA
- the obgE gene encoding GTPase ObgE, protein MRFIDQTEIFVKAGDGGDGMVAFRREKYVPAGGPAGGNGGRGGSVVLQASTNLQTLLDFKYKHQFIADDGKRGGPKNLTGASGQDRLIEVPCGTVIYDADSMTLLGDLTTNGQTLTVAQGGKGGLGNKHFLSNRNRAPEHALPGLPGEELRLQLELKLLAEVGIIGLPNAGKSTLISVLSAARPKIADYPFTTLVPNLGVVPRSTGDGTVFADIPGLIEGAHEGVGLGHDFLRHVERTRLLVHLVDATAENPEQDYQTIQKELSAYGQGLHKRPQLLALNKIDAMDSALLLQKQASLEQMSGSPVYLISAVAQQGLDTLLQQVWEELDHLPDEPQDSPLPILDSPILRET, encoded by the coding sequence ATGCGCTTCATCGACCAAACCGAAATATTCGTCAAAGCCGGAGACGGGGGAGACGGAATGGTGGCCTTCCGACGCGAGAAATACGTTCCTGCGGGCGGTCCTGCAGGAGGAAATGGGGGTCGAGGTGGCTCAGTGGTGCTCCAGGCTTCAACTAATCTCCAAACGCTGCTTGATTTCAAATACAAACACCAATTTATTGCTGACGATGGCAAACGGGGCGGCCCCAAGAATTTAACCGGTGCATCGGGACAAGACCGCTTGATTGAAGTTCCCTGCGGAACGGTCATTTATGATGCAGACTCCATGACTCTGTTAGGAGATTTAACCACGAATGGACAAACCCTAACGGTTGCCCAGGGAGGCAAAGGGGGATTGGGAAACAAACATTTTCTGAGCAATCGTAATCGAGCACCAGAACATGCCCTGCCAGGACTACCTGGGGAGGAACTTCGACTTCAGCTAGAGTTGAAGCTCCTGGCAGAAGTTGGCATTATTGGGTTACCCAATGCTGGCAAATCAACCCTTATTTCCGTACTATCAGCAGCTCGCCCAAAAATTGCCGACTATCCTTTCACCACATTAGTCCCCAACCTGGGGGTCGTCCCTCGGTCAACGGGGGATGGTACCGTCTTCGCTGATATCCCTGGGCTAATCGAAGGTGCCCATGAGGGGGTTGGTTTAGGCCATGATTTCCTTCGACATGTTGAGCGAACCCGGCTACTAGTCCATCTGGTTGATGCCACCGCTGAAAATCCAGAGCAAGACTACCAGACCATTCAGAAAGAATTGTCTGCCTACGGTCAAGGCTTACACAAGCGACCCCAGTTATTGGCATTGAACAAAATAGATGCCATGGACTCAGCGCTACTGCTGCAAAAGCAAGCCAGCCTAGAGCAAATGAGCGGTAGCCCAGTGTATTTAATCTCTGCCGTGGCCCAACAGGGTCTAGACACTTTACTTCAACAAGTCTGGGAGGAATTAGATCATCTACCCGACGAACCTCAAGATTCTCCACTCCCCATTCTGGACTCGCCCATCTTAAGAGAAACGTAA
- a CDS encoding response regulator transcription factor, giving the protein MQDVITADQNQLLLIDDDPNLILLVKDYLELRGYEVTTAKNGREALRVLEKSIPNLIICDVMMPEMDGYAFVKRVRDNPQTSYLPVLFLSAKGQIQDRVTGLNTGADVYMIKPFEPDELVAQIEASLKQASRMMQKQSNSLEGELSVQVPFDVDLTPTETKVIQLVAKGMSNREIADDLSVSQRTVESHVSNMLGKTGLNNRTELARWAIEQRMV; this is encoded by the coding sequence ATGCAAGACGTTATCACAGCTGATCAAAATCAACTGCTACTCATTGATGATGATCCAAATCTGATTCTATTAGTGAAGGATTACTTGGAATTGCGTGGATATGAGGTGACAACGGCCAAGAATGGTCGGGAAGCCCTGCGCGTTCTGGAGAAAAGTATCCCCAATCTAATCATCTGTGATGTGATGATGCCAGAGATGGATGGCTATGCGTTTGTCAAACGCGTTCGAGATAATCCTCAGACTAGCTATCTCCCCGTTCTCTTTTTGTCAGCCAAGGGGCAAATTCAAGATCGGGTCACCGGACTTAACACCGGGGCTGATGTTTATATGATTAAGCCCTTTGAACCGGATGAATTAGTGGCACAAATCGAAGCATCTCTGAAGCAAGCGTCTCGGATGATGCAGAAACAATCTAACTCCCTAGAAGGAGAGCTATCGGTTCAAGTCCCCTTTGATGTCGATTTGACTCCCACAGAGACTAAAGTTATTCAGCTCGTTGCCAAAGGCATGTCAAACCGAGAGATTGCAGATGACCTCAGCGTCAGCCAACGTACGGTCGAAAGCCACGTCAGCAACATGCTCGGGAAGACTGGCTTAAACAACCGCACAGAACTTGCCCGCTGGGCCATTGAACAACGAATGGTCTAG
- a CDS encoding DUF3493 domain-containing protein, which produces MSQPPTPNSSRSSLSPEQQKRLRAELKSPYRGLRRFFYIAFAGSAFIGAVVFFFQLLAGEDITTTLPNFALQVGVLSLMLWLFWLERSRT; this is translated from the coding sequence ATGTCCCAACCCCCAACGCCTAACTCTTCCCGGTCTTCATTAAGCCCGGAGCAGCAAAAGCGACTGCGTGCCGAGTTAAAGTCTCCCTATCGTGGGTTGAGACGGTTTTTTTATATTGCTTTTGCTGGCTCTGCGTTTATAGGGGCAGTGGTATTTTTCTTCCAATTACTGGCGGGAGAAGATATCACCACTACGCTTCCGAACTTCGCCCTACAGGTTGGCGTGTTGTCCTTGATGCTATGGCTGTTTTGGCTAGAGCGGTCTCGTACCTAG
- a CDS encoding cytochrome c biogenesis protein codes for MTSNLGQPQAFIKKNLVPVLADLRLAIVLLLAIALFSISGTVIEQGQSLEFYQANYPEEPALFGFLTWKVLVTVGLDHVYATWWFLSLLILFGTSLTACTFMRQLPALKAARSWKFYKKPRQFDKLALSTTLDPGQKPFLLEALAKNRYKIFEEDQSIYARKGMPGRIGPIIVHASMILILLGSIWGSLTGFMAQEMIPSGTTAKVSNIVKSGPWSGAQIPDDWAVQVNRFWIDYTPEGQIDQFYSDLSIVDEDKNELDRQTIHVNQPFKHKGVTLYQADWSIAGVRVQLNNSPVLQLPMAPLEAAGGRIWGTWVPTKPDLSAGVTLLTTDLQGTVVVYDESGKLVSTVRTGMSTDVNDISLKLVELVGSTGLQIKSDPGIPWIYSGFGLLMIGVIMSYVSHSQIWLLTVEDQLYVGGRTNRALLTFERELVEMIESSTPDAALSPPTTPQPQEVA; via the coding sequence ATGACCTCTAATCTTGGCCAACCTCAAGCCTTTATCAAAAAAAACTTAGTACCTGTCCTAGCGGATTTGCGGTTGGCAATTGTATTGCTCCTTGCGATCGCACTCTTCAGCATTTCCGGTACTGTCATTGAGCAAGGCCAATCCCTGGAGTTTTATCAGGCTAACTATCCTGAAGAGCCAGCATTGTTTGGGTTCTTAACTTGGAAAGTATTGGTGACGGTCGGCTTAGATCATGTGTATGCGACCTGGTGGTTTTTATCGTTGCTAATCCTGTTTGGCACTAGCTTGACGGCCTGTACGTTTATGCGTCAGCTTCCCGCCCTTAAGGCGGCCCGCAGCTGGAAATTCTATAAGAAACCCCGTCAGTTTGACAAACTGGCCTTGAGTACAACGCTCGATCCCGGCCAAAAGCCTTTTTTACTTGAGGCGTTGGCAAAGAATCGCTACAAAATTTTTGAAGAAGATCAGAGCATTTATGCTCGTAAAGGCATGCCTGGGCGCATTGGTCCGATCATCGTCCATGCCAGCATGATCTTGATTTTGTTGGGGTCCATTTGGGGCTCACTGACAGGATTTATGGCGCAAGAAATGATTCCCAGTGGCACCACGGCCAAGGTCAGCAATATTGTGAAATCGGGCCCATGGTCTGGGGCTCAAATTCCTGACGATTGGGCCGTACAGGTGAATCGTTTCTGGATTGACTACACGCCCGAAGGCCAAATCGACCAATTTTACTCAGACTTATCGATTGTTGATGAAGATAAGAACGAATTGGATCGACAAACGATTCACGTGAATCAGCCCTTTAAGCATAAGGGAGTGACTCTATATCAAGCAGATTGGTCCATTGCTGGAGTGCGGGTGCAGCTCAACAACAGCCCTGTTTTGCAGCTACCCATGGCACCCCTAGAGGCCGCCGGTGGCAGAATATGGGGGACGTGGGTGCCTACAAAACCGGATCTCAGTGCAGGGGTAACCCTACTTACAACGGATTTGCAGGGCACGGTCGTGGTCTACGATGAGTCCGGCAAGCTTGTTTCAACCGTAAGAACGGGCATGTCTACAGATGTGAATGACATTAGCCTAAAGTTAGTTGAACTGGTGGGTAGTACAGGGTTACAAATTAAGTCTGACCCTGGCATCCCCTGGATCTATTCCGGATTCGGATTACTGATGATTGGTGTGATCATGAGTTATGTGTCTCATTCGCAAATCTGGCTGCTAACAGTTGAGGATCAACTTTATGTGGGTGGACGCACGAACCGAGCTTTGTTGACCTTTGAGCGAGAATTGGTGGAAATGATTGAGAGCTCTACACCCGATGCAGCTTTGTCCCCACCGACGACTCCCCAACCCCAAGAAGTGGCCTAA
- a CDS encoding cytochrome c biogenesis protein CcdA, with translation MLETLEIQLYHLEQFANTIVSTQLSHLSALSVGIIFLAGLLTSLTPCTLSMLPITVGYIGGYETENRWQSMAQSIWFCLGLASTLAGLGIGAALLGRVYGQIGVGLAIVVSLVAIIMGLNLLEALPLRLPSFSGVELISDQLPRGVRSFLLGLTFGLVASPCSTPVLATLLAWISSTQDPILGGGLLLSYTAGYTAPLVIAGTFTAAIKRFLAIRQWSAWITPTSGVILIAFGVFSLLNHVLPSA, from the coding sequence ATGCTGGAAACGCTGGAAATTCAGCTTTATCACCTTGAACAATTCGCTAATACGATTGTTTCGACCCAACTCTCTCACCTTTCTGCTCTGAGTGTTGGCATCATCTTTTTGGCAGGCCTATTAACTAGTCTCACCCCCTGTACGTTATCGATGCTGCCCATTACGGTGGGGTATATCGGTGGCTATGAAACAGAGAACCGCTGGCAATCCATGGCTCAATCCATTTGGTTCTGCTTAGGGTTAGCTTCAACTCTGGCAGGCTTGGGAATTGGCGCAGCCCTATTGGGTCGGGTTTATGGGCAAATTGGTGTTGGACTGGCAATTGTTGTCAGCCTGGTTGCAATCATTATGGGGCTCAATTTACTGGAAGCCCTACCGCTGCGATTACCGAGCTTCTCGGGGGTAGAACTGATTTCTGATCAGCTACCCAGAGGAGTACGCTCTTTCCTTTTGGGACTTACCTTTGGTCTGGTCGCTTCTCCCTGCAGTACCCCAGTATTAGCGACGTTACTGGCTTGGATCTCAAGTACCCAGGATCCTATACTGGGGGGAGGTTTGTTATTGTCGTACACGGCAGGCTATACCGCTCCGCTGGTCATTGCAGGTACGTTTACGGCTGCGATCAAGCGATTTCTCGCTATTCGCCAATGGTCTGCTTGGATTACTCCCACTAGTGGCGTTATTCTTATCGCTTTCGGTGTCTTTTCCTTGCTGAACCATGTATTGCCCAGCGCTTAA
- a CDS encoding FtsW/RodA/SpoVE family cell cycle protein translates to MKIRRLIPSLPYSTEEWAAEARFLHWLTLFWLGIGLVVLFSASYHAGAIESGDGLYYSKRQLLGVILGLLGFCAVIHIPLQKLMKVSAFGFFLFLILIFATKIPGLGITINGATRWIDIGPFPLQPSELIKPFLILQSAYIFNRWSRLTLGERLWWLSLFALTLLGILIQPNLSTTALCGMTLWLIALAAGLRYQSLLLTALAGIGLAAISIFRNPYQLSRILSFLNPWADALGDGFQLHQSLLAVGSGGILGVGFGESQLKLSYLPIQHTDFIFAVFAEEFGLLGGFCFLLLLGTYSFLALRVAMKSTHVIQRLVAIGAMIFLVGQALINIGVVIGVLPTTGLPLPMFSYGGNSMISSLLIAGLLIRAARESQSADVVAIPHHEGESPSLIRLVGDHSSVATARHRASANALPGPQTPLHPGEKGPLKLVRKRKQPSLWRRMLAKLRSSKGVALASARKKDPKAVLSTKKQRLKQRRKHRLR, encoded by the coding sequence GTGAAGATACGTCGCCTCATTCCCTCCCTCCCATACTCAACAGAAGAATGGGCTGCCGAAGCCCGATTTCTTCATTGGCTAACCCTCTTTTGGTTAGGAATTGGTCTTGTCGTCCTATTCTCGGCTTCCTATCATGCGGGGGCGATTGAATCTGGAGATGGCCTCTACTATTCCAAGCGCCAACTTTTAGGGGTGATTTTGGGACTGTTGGGATTTTGTGCGGTTATTCACATTCCCTTACAAAAACTCATGAAAGTCTCTGCATTTGGATTCTTTCTGTTTCTGATATTGATTTTTGCCACAAAAATTCCAGGTCTAGGGATAACCATTAATGGTGCGACCCGGTGGATTGATATTGGTCCCTTTCCACTCCAGCCTTCCGAATTAATCAAACCATTCTTGATCCTTCAGAGTGCTTATATTTTTAATCGCTGGTCTCGGCTAACCCTGGGTGAGCGACTATGGTGGTTGTCTCTGTTTGCCCTGACCCTTTTAGGAATATTGATACAACCCAATCTCAGCACTACGGCCCTATGTGGTATGACCCTTTGGTTGATTGCCTTGGCAGCGGGATTACGATACCAGTCCCTTTTGTTAACGGCTTTGGCAGGGATAGGTTTAGCGGCGATCAGTATTTTTCGGAACCCATATCAGCTGAGTCGGATTCTGTCCTTCTTGAACCCTTGGGCCGATGCTCTTGGCGATGGTTTTCAGCTCCATCAGAGCTTGTTAGCCGTTGGTTCAGGGGGCATTCTGGGTGTTGGCTTTGGTGAATCACAACTGAAGCTTTCTTATTTACCCATCCAGCATACGGATTTTATCTTTGCGGTCTTTGCAGAAGAATTTGGCCTACTAGGCGGATTCTGCTTTTTATTGTTGTTGGGGACTTATAGCTTTTTGGCTCTACGGGTGGCCATGAAATCTACCCATGTCATTCAGCGTTTAGTTGCCATTGGGGCCATGATTTTTCTAGTTGGTCAGGCCTTAATTAATATCGGGGTTGTTATTGGCGTACTGCCAACCACTGGTCTTCCTCTCCCCATGTTTAGTTATGGGGGAAATTCTATGATTTCTAGCTTATTGATCGCAGGTTTATTGATTCGGGCTGCTCGGGAGAGCCAAAGTGCCGATGTGGTAGCTATTCCTCATCACGAAGGTGAGTCCCCCTCTTTGATTCGACTAGTTGGCGATCATTCTTCTGTGGCAACGGCTAGACACCGTGCCTCTGCAAATGCATTACCAGGTCCTCAAACTCCTCTTCATCCTGGGGAAAAAGGACCGCTTAAGTTAGTACGCAAACGGAAACAGCCCTCTTTATGGCGCAGAATGCTTGCTAAACTTCGTTCATCAAAGGGTGTAGCCCTTGCATCTGCTAGAAAAAAAGATCCTAAAGCAGTACTGTCTACCAAAAAACAACGACTAAAACAACGCCGAAAACACAGACTTCGTTAA
- a CDS encoding GNAT family N-acetyltransferase, with the protein MDNRHIQFRDGLTEADQKVDVSVLRKLQRLFQVGAFWAGERCLEDWAVAIANSYPIISVWDREELIGFARATSDGIYRAMVWDVVIHPDYRGQGLGRQLVQTLLAHPQMNRVERIYLTTTHQQSFYEHIGFVSNSSTTMVLNQEVDVLSIPLDHSQTEALPEQ; encoded by the coding sequence ATGGATAATCGACATATTCAGTTCCGAGATGGATTAACTGAGGCAGACCAGAAGGTTGACGTCTCCGTATTGCGAAAGCTACAGCGATTATTTCAGGTGGGGGCCTTTTGGGCAGGAGAGCGTTGCTTGGAGGATTGGGCGGTTGCGATCGCAAATAGTTACCCCATTATTAGTGTCTGGGATCGTGAAGAATTGATTGGGTTTGCGCGAGCCACATCAGATGGTATTTATCGCGCAATGGTGTGGGACGTGGTTATTCACCCTGACTATCGTGGCCAAGGGTTGGGGCGACAGCTTGTGCAGACCCTGCTGGCGCATCCACAGATGAACCGTGTTGAACGCATTTACTTAACCACGACTCATCAACAGAGTTTTTATGAGCACATCGGATTTGTCAGTAATTCTAGTACAACAATGGTGCTAAATCAGGAGGTTGATGTTCTCTCTATTCCCTTAGATCATTCTCAAACGGAAGCTTTACCCGAACAGTAA
- a CDS encoding IS1 family transposase (programmed frameshift) has product MQCPLCGHSKAHKHGKMPNMLQRYRCPECQQTFTERFDTLYYRRQVSPEQVRQVLQAHAEGSSLRGITRTSGLAYNTVVSLVRAASQRSQQLHNGQVQAVETEDVSADEMWSFVKKQKHCLPHELEMGDCWMAITLANTSGVILSCRVGKHTDSLLNELVTSTEGKTDCKDWNSDDWGGYERVLPWEIDHYIGKDRTQRLERTNGIIRQHSGRWHRRQNKFGKVWAQTKVTARLVVSYFNWIWTHSRLKTTAAQRADLASRTWHWDDILTYPTIV; this is encoded by the exons ATGCAATGCCCACTATGCGGTCATTCCAAAGCACACAAGCATGGCAAGATGCCCAACATGCTTCAACGATACCGTTGTCCTGAGTGCCAGCAGACCTTTACTGAACGCTTTGATACCCTTTACTATCGTCGTCAGGTGAGTCCAGAGCAGGTCCGACAAGTTCTCCAAGCCCATGCAGAAGGGAGTAGTCTTCGAGGTATCACTCGGACCAGTGGCCTGGCTTACAACACTGTAGTCTCTCTAGTAAGAGCTGCTAGCCAACGATCTCAGCAACTCCATAATGGCCAAGTGCAAGCCGTTGAAACGGAGGATGTCAGTGCAGATGAAATGTGGTCCTTTGTG AAAAAGCAAAAACACTGTCTTCCCCATGAGCTAGAGATGGGTGATTGTTGGATGGCGATTACCTTGGCAAACACAAGCGGCGTGATCCTCTCGTGTCGTGTGGGCAAGCACACCGATTCATTATTGAATGAACTGGTGACTAGCACTGAAGGTAAGACCGATTGCAAGGACTGGAATAGCGACGATTGGGGGGGGTACGAAAGAGTGTTGCCTTGGGAGATTGACCATTACATTGGCAAGGACAGAACTCAACGACTCGAACGCACCAATGGCATTATTCGGCAGCACAGTGGTCGATGGCATCGACGCCAGAACAAATTTGGCAAAGTGTGGGCGCAAACCAAAGTCACTGCTCGATTAGTGGTCAGCTATTTCAATTGGATTTGGACACACAGTCGGCTTAAAACAACGGCGGCACAACGTGCTGATCTAGCCTCGCGAACTTGGCATTGGGATGACATACTCACCTACCCCACAATTGTTTGA
- a CDS encoding iron uptake porin — protein MKYFRLLASVIGLSSALMVTGMASASTLSLESSEISDESLEQAPAISQESPQQPLVLADNTPAVSDLMSETEADSVGQVTSVSQLSDVQPDDWAFQAIQSLVERYGCVAGYPNGTFRPSRAMSRREAAALVNACLDNLSNRFATKEDLDALKALQDEFAAELATLRGRVDGLEARVATVESQQFSTTTKLQAQVVMAAQFGDFLNNPGDNIPTPNAAATGVAAVDTGAPGIANVDPGDSRVSAISRVRMSFLTSFNGDDVLDLTLETGNGGSDFFSSAGVAGPANFFPVPPVVGAGTATTLGDPGVVDYTGSGPGVTLYNLGYTFKPVENLAVTVGPLIYPSAFIDGNSYANDEAADFSSGFFINNPLIISEAVDGPGGAGAAFDWNVNGGPISVRGLFIAADAGIASGTAVNSCADPLNTCEGGLFGDPFQASAEIEYTNDFGEDDQNNFAVRAQFTHAETYNVNQNIIGANVELTLGQFGIFGRYGISIDPQLAFGGVNNDLFQNVLPVGNNSSIQTWMAGVGVNDLLVPGSMLAVAAGQPFIVSTTDPNYSAQTNFEAFYRFPVNENITITPTVMLITNPFNVSNGNPNDIIQGLVRATFSF, from the coding sequence ATGAAGTATTTTCGTTTGCTAGCTAGTGTGATTGGCTTATCCAGTGCACTAATGGTCACGGGTATGGCCAGTGCTAGTACTTTATCCTTGGAAAGCTCAGAGATTTCTGATGAATCCCTAGAGCAAGCTCCCGCCATTTCTCAAGAAAGTCCGCAACAGCCTTTAGTCTTAGCCGATAATACGCCAGCTGTTTCCGATCTCATGTCTGAAACGGAAGCCGATTCTGTCGGTCAGGTCACATCGGTCTCTCAACTCTCAGATGTGCAGCCTGATGACTGGGCTTTCCAAGCCATCCAATCTTTGGTAGAGCGCTATGGTTGCGTTGCGGGTTACCCAAACGGTACGTTCCGCCCCAGCCGGGCCATGTCTCGTCGGGAAGCTGCTGCTTTGGTGAATGCTTGTTTGGATAATCTCAGCAATCGATTTGCTACCAAAGAAGACTTAGATGCTCTCAAGGCTCTTCAGGATGAATTTGCGGCTGAACTAGCAACCTTGCGTGGTCGCGTTGATGGTCTAGAAGCTCGTGTTGCCACCGTAGAATCGCAACAGTTCTCAACCACGACTAAACTTCAAGCTCAAGTCGTGATGGCGGCCCAGTTTGGGGATTTCTTGAATAACCCTGGGGATAATATTCCCACCCCGAATGCTGCGGCAACAGGTGTGGCCGCTGTTGATACGGGGGCACCTGGTATTGCTAACGTTGATCCAGGAGATTCTCGGGTGAGTGCAATTTCTCGGGTACGAATGTCGTTCCTTACCAGCTTCAATGGAGATGATGTCCTAGATTTGACATTGGAAACTGGCAACGGTGGTTCTGATTTCTTCTCATCTGCAGGTGTGGCGGGTCCCGCTAATTTCTTCCCTGTTCCTCCCGTTGTTGGTGCAGGAACAGCCACGACTTTAGGCGATCCTGGTGTGGTGGACTATACCGGTTCTGGCCCTGGTGTTACCTTGTATAACTTGGGATATACCTTCAAGCCCGTCGAGAACCTAGCTGTAACCGTCGGTCCCTTGATTTATCCTAGTGCCTTTATTGATGGCAACAGTTACGCCAATGATGAAGCGGCTGATTTCAGTTCTGGCTTCTTCATTAATAACCCTCTGATCATCTCTGAAGCGGTTGACGGTCCTGGTGGTGCAGGTGCTGCGTTTGATTGGAATGTCAACGGTGGTCCTATTAGCGTTCGGGGTCTATTTATTGCAGCAGATGCTGGAATTGCGTCTGGTACTGCCGTAAATTCCTGTGCAGATCCTCTCAATACCTGTGAGGGTGGTTTGTTTGGGGATCCCTTTCAAGCTTCAGCAGAGATTGAATATACCAATGACTTTGGTGAAGATGACCAAAATAATTTTGCGGTTCGGGCTCAGTTTACCCATGCTGAAACCTATAACGTGAACCAAAATATCATTGGTGCCAACGTTGAGTTGACCCTGGGACAATTCGGCATTTTTGGCCGCTATGGAATTTCCATTGACCCTCAACTCGCTTTTGGTGGGGTTAACAATGATTTATTCCAGAATGTTCTTCCCGTTGGCAACAACAGCAGCATCCAAACTTGGATGGCAGGTGTTGGTGTGAATGACTTGCTAGTGCCGGGGTCTATGCTTGCGGTAGCAGCTGGTCAGCCGTTTATTGTCAGCACTACGGATCCTAATTATTCCGCTCAAACTAACTTTGAAGCGTTTTATCGGTTCCCTGTGAACGAAAACATTACCATCACACCGACTGTCATGCTGATTACCAATCCTTTCAATGTCAGTAACGGCAATCCCAATGACATTATTCAGGGATTAGTAAGAGCCACGTTCTCTTTCTAA
- a CDS encoding (2Fe-2S) ferredoxin domain-containing protein, translating into MGKHTKKSEFTLSGRFLTYILSKGCSVKGIRLATSQGEQDIKLAKSLRPACSGILQPGAWIQVQGCQKINIKTGKIKLKAKTIMPALPNSSPSSSQQPSELVGNVQKGKIRICQKSSCRKRGSQQVLTALNSALQASGQDKEIQLQPMGCIGKCKAGPNLVVLPDKARYTKVKPKNITNILQQHF; encoded by the coding sequence ATGGGTAAACATACAAAAAAGTCAGAATTCACCCTGAGTGGTCGATTTTTAACTTATATCTTGTCAAAGGGCTGTAGTGTCAAAGGGATTCGTCTGGCTACCTCCCAAGGAGAGCAAGATATTAAGCTAGCCAAGTCTCTGCGCCCAGCCTGCTCTGGGATTTTGCAACCCGGAGCATGGATTCAAGTGCAGGGTTGCCAAAAAATCAATATCAAAACAGGCAAGATAAAACTCAAGGCAAAGACTATCATGCCTGCCCTCCCCAACTCCTCACCTTCATCTTCTCAACAGCCTTCTGAGCTTGTTGGTAACGTTCAAAAGGGCAAAATTAGAATTTGCCAAAAATCGAGCTGTCGTAAACGCGGCAGTCAACAAGTTTTAACAGCATTGAATTCAGCTTTGCAAGCCTCAGGCCAAGACAAAGAGATTCAACTGCAACCTATGGGCTGTATCGGTAAATGTAAAGCCGGACCTAACCTTGTTGTTTTACCTGACAAGGCTCGCTACACCAAAGTAAAGCCCAAAAACATCACCAACATTCTTCAACAGCACTTCTAA
- a CDS encoding Asr1405/Asl0597 family protein, translated as MRPSGYQSTVESLILRVCPGDCRQVLRRLLELSVNAWCSSDGSLQVEINNDVEAAQIYSVLQQFVASRAELVDWLEQCWN; from the coding sequence ATGCGCCCATCTGGATATCAGTCCACTGTTGAATCCCTCATATTGAGAGTGTGTCCTGGCGATTGCCGACAGGTTCTGCGACGGCTGCTGGAACTCTCTGTTAATGCTTGGTGTTCCTCAGATGGATCGTTGCAAGTGGAGATTAACAATGATGTGGAAGCCGCTCAAATTTACAGTGTTCTCCAGCAGTTTGTCGCTTCTCGGGCAGAACTGGTTGACTGGTTGGAACAGTGCTGGAACTAG
- a CDS encoding DNA starvation/stationary phase protection protein — MSELHTANQSVGRVKASSVGLDIDVTIPVCEGLNIVLASFQGLYLQYQKHHFVVEGADTPQEDGCFTEPQMVEHDLAAEKSVISLLRSQVAQAESLCARATRYLLEQLLLTPEERVFYLAHFWVSDSLKVA; from the coding sequence ATGTCCGAGTTACATACTGCTAACCAGTCGGTTGGCAGGGTTAAAGCCAGCTCAGTCGGGTTGGATATAGACGTTACCATTCCGGTGTGTGAAGGCTTGAATATTGTGCTAGCTAGTTTTCAAGGTCTCTATTTGCAGTATCAAAAACACCACTTTGTCGTTGAGGGTGCTGATACCCCTCAGGAGGATGGCTGCTTTACAGAGCCGCAGATGGTGGAGCATGACTTAGCTGCAGAGAAATCGGTGATTTCTCTGTTGAGATCGCAAGTCGCCCAGGCTGAAAGCCTCTGTGCTCGTGCAACCCGTTATCTGCTTGAACAACTGCTGCTTACCCCTGAAGAAAGAGTATTCTACCTTGCCCATTTCTGGGTGAGTGACAGCCTTAAGGTTGCGTAG